One genomic segment of Chiloscyllium punctatum isolate Juve2018m chromosome 32, sChiPun1.3, whole genome shotgun sequence includes these proteins:
- the LOC140457791 gene encoding uncharacterized protein produces the protein MACNVESSEEDASFSNDSDEQLSGSDAASLSGEEFDAERSEQCLAGGPQTVPCKYYNKGYCKNRNCTYLHVCKYHFDGNCKFGKNCRLSHRMRSDSESSSSSDEDKPTRGRRQLTEKHYQWQIRDSKGWNDIKHDHVIEAQYSMPGTKGMKLYHTKCGLISIDFNKMRVRGKDLKVRRKTLENSPVKDEWLWYYHCKHNWKLFSDKNNKSADIERQYQQNLQNSIQITLNRRLYEIRFHEMIQVSLVTRNKRRLKRRPKLQKTRRANSSLSDSMDDLNISGQRKQYIWQFSGNHGNWFDYKMQRGTDTECSVSSKEIESEYLQNQQGGMIFYMNNSKYKLDFSAMTQRNLSTGATRSIRRVCLSLSGKEIEDDSQ, from the exons AGGATGCGTCATTCAGCAATGACAGTGATGAACAGCTGAGTGGAAGTGATGCAGCCAGTCTATCTGGTGAAGAATTTGACGCTGAAAGATCTGAGCAATGTCTGGCAGGGGGACCACAGACCGTG CCATGCAAATATTACAACAAAGGCTATTGCAAGAACAGGAACTGTACGTATCTGCATGTTTGCAAATATCACTTCGATGGGAATTGCAAATTCGGGAAAAATTGCAGATTGAGCCATAGGATGAGATCTGACTCTGAATCCTCCTCGTCATCTGATGAAGACAAACCAACAA GAGGCAGAAGACAGCTAACTGAGAAACATTACCAATGGCAGATTCGGGATAGCAAAGGATGGAATGATATCAAACATGACCATGTGATCGAGGCTCAGTACTCGATGCCTGGGACAAAAGGCATGAAACTTTATCACACAAAATGCGG CCTGATCTCAATTGATTTTAATAAAATGAGAGTGCGTGGAAAAGATCTCAAAGTTCGACGTAAGACTCTGGAGAATTCCCCAGTGAAGGATGAGTGGCTGTGGTATTACCATTGTAAGCACAATTGGAAGCTGTTTTCAGACAAG AACAACAAAAGCGCTGACATTGAACGTCAATATCAACAGAATTTGCAAAACTCCATCCAGATTACATTGAATCGAAGACTTTACGAGATTAGATTCCATG AAATGATCCAGGTCAGCTTGGTCACGAGAAATAAAAGGAGACTGAAACGGAGACCAAAGTTGCAAAAGACAAGGAGAGCTAATAGCAG TCTTTCAGATTCAATGGATGATTTGAACATCTCTGGGCAGCGCAAGCAATACATTTGGCAGTTTTCAGGAAACCATGGAAACTGGTTCGACTACAAGATGCAG AGAGGAACAGACACCGAATGTTCGGTGAGCAGTAAGGAGATTGAATCGGAATACCTACAGAACCAGCAAGGAGGCATGATCTTCTACATGAATAACAGCAAGTACAAACTGGATTTCTCAG CCATGACTCAGAGAAATCTCTCAACTGGTGCCACACGGTCTATCCGTCGAGTTTGCCTCTCTCTGTCGGGGAAAGAGATTGAAGATGACTCACAGTAA